One Orrella dioscoreae genomic window carries:
- a CDS encoding CYTH and CHAD domain-containing protein, producing MSEQELKLHVPAPARAGIEREIARGTATRVRLHALYFDTPDRELARARVAIRLRKEGRQWVQTLKTPGGHALSRIELNHERPGPVLDLSVYADTPVAAVLASLQGELAVRYETDISRLLRRVRTRHGTVEIAYDTGWLRAGDLALPVSEVEFELVSGKLDAVFDLGRRWQHKFGLVLDLRSKSHRGDALANTAQTLGAIDPEASGATKQRAKEIARYWAPQGAGASPLHADMDASQALRAVTYECLEQVVANAVPLAEVDTAGVYCAGGAEHVHQLRVGMRRMRSAWKLFQGWTPGPSEALVQQARALFASFGESRDADVLQDTVLPTLERAGMPALKLPPSESTVDAGALAASRDFQGWVLDMLAWTLGLGHDAQPAVATSATANDNAAPGTVSAQVEIIPLSAPPVPTLTELLTGRLRKWHRRLVSEGERFLSLEAEPRHELRKRGKRLRYGLAFAEPLLNAQRLRPYRKQLSEVQDILGEMNDLYVAQEHFEVLSAGHTQAWFARGWIVARLDTLGVQAQSSFHTLGEIKPFWK from the coding sequence ATGTCCGAACAAGAGCTCAAGCTACACGTCCCCGCCCCCGCCCGAGCCGGCATCGAACGCGAGATTGCCCGGGGGACCGCCACCCGGGTCCGACTGCACGCGCTCTATTTCGACACCCCCGATCGTGAACTGGCGCGTGCCCGCGTGGCGATCCGCCTGCGCAAGGAAGGCCGGCAGTGGGTGCAGACGCTGAAGACGCCTGGCGGCCACGCCCTGTCGCGCATCGAACTGAACCACGAACGCCCCGGCCCGGTGCTGGACCTGTCGGTATATGCCGACACGCCCGTGGCCGCCGTGCTGGCCAGCCTGCAAGGCGAGTTGGCGGTGCGCTACGAAACAGACATCAGCCGCCTGCTGCGCCGCGTGCGCACGCGCCACGGCACCGTTGAAATCGCCTATGACACCGGCTGGCTGCGTGCCGGCGACCTGGCGCTGCCGGTCTCCGAAGTCGAGTTCGAGCTGGTCTCGGGCAAGCTGGACGCCGTCTTCGACCTGGGCCGCCGCTGGCAGCACAAGTTCGGCCTGGTGCTGGACCTGCGCAGCAAGTCGCATCGTGGCGATGCGCTGGCCAACACGGCCCAGACGCTCGGCGCCATCGACCCGGAAGCTTCCGGCGCCACCAAGCAGCGCGCCAAGGAAATCGCCCGCTACTGGGCCCCGCAAGGCGCCGGCGCCTCGCCGCTGCACGCCGACATGGACGCCAGCCAGGCGCTGCGCGCCGTGACCTATGAGTGCCTGGAACAGGTCGTGGCCAACGCCGTGCCGCTGGCCGAAGTCGATACCGCCGGCGTCTACTGTGCCGGCGGCGCCGAACACGTGCACCAGTTGCGCGTGGGCATGCGCCGCATGCGCTCGGCCTGGAAGCTGTTCCAGGGCTGGACGCCCGGGCCCTCGGAAGCCCTGGTGCAGCAGGCGCGCGCACTCTTCGCGTCTTTCGGCGAAAGCCGCGATGCCGACGTGCTGCAGGACACGGTGCTGCCCACCCTGGAACGCGCCGGCATGCCCGCGCTGAAACTGCCGCCCTCGGAAAGCACGGTCGACGCAGGCGCGCTGGCCGCCAGCCGTGATTTCCAGGGCTGGGTGCTGGACATGCTGGCCTGGACGCTGGGCCTGGGCCACGATGCCCAGCCCGCCGTCGCCACGTCGGCCACCGCCAACGACAACGCCGCGCCCGGCACGGTCAGCGCCCAGGTCGAGATCATCCCCCTGAGCGCCCCGCCCGTGCCCACGCTGACCGAACTGCTGACCGGCCGCCTGCGCAAGTGGCACCGCCGCCTGGTCAGCGAAGGCGAACGCTTCCTGTCGCTGGAAGCCGAGCCGCGCCACGAACTGCGCAAGCGCGGCAAGCGCCTGCGCTACGGCCTGGCCTTCGCCGAGCCGCTGCTGAATGCGCAGCGCCTGCGCCCGTACCGCAAGCAGTTGTCGGAAGTGCAGGACATCCTGGGCGAGATGAACGACCTGTATGTCGCGCAGGAACACTTCGAAGTGCTGAGCGCCGGCCACACCCAGGCCTGGTTCGCGCGCGGCTGGATCGTGGCGCGCCTGGACACGCTGGGCGTGCAGGCGCAGTCCTCGTTCCACACGCTGGGCGAGATCAAGCCGTTCTGGAAGTAA
- the ftsY gene encoding signal recognition particle-docking protein FtsY, protein MFNFFKKKPPVPAQPETREDDAARHAPPVETPATPAADAPERDELVPATPSVPQPAPPVEAVTPEAPPAPEPKPEPEPEPEPEIETPAPVAVVPPAPVAEAETAPAKPEKSSWLSRLRSGLSRTGKSLGGLFVGVKVDENLFEELETALIMADAGVEATASLLDGLRARVRKERIEDAAQVKTALRELLTEHLRPLERAFDLSRAQPLVVMIAGVNGAGKTTSIGKLAHAFQARGASVLLAAGDTFRAAAREQLIEWGSRNNVTVISQEGGDPAAVAFDAVNAGRARGAGVVMIDTAGRLPTQLHLMEELRKVRRVVGKADADAPHEVLLVLDGNTGQNALAQIRAFDAAINLTGLVVTKLDGTAKGGTLAAVAAGSQGVRPIPVYWIGVGEGLQDLQPFVAADFAAALLGD, encoded by the coding sequence ATGTTTAATTTCTTCAAGAAAAAGCCGCCGGTTCCGGCCCAGCCCGAGACCCGCGAGGACGACGCCGCGCGCCATGCGCCGCCTGTCGAAACGCCTGCCACGCCTGCCGCCGATGCGCCCGAGCGAGATGAACTCGTGCCGGCCACGCCATCGGTGCCGCAGCCGGCACCGCCTGTCGAGGCCGTGACGCCCGAGGCGCCGCCAGCGCCGGAACCGAAACCGGAACCGGAACCCGAGCCTGAACCCGAGATCGAGACCCCGGCGCCTGTCGCCGTCGTCCCGCCTGCGCCGGTGGCCGAAGCCGAGACCGCACCCGCCAAGCCCGAGAAATCCTCCTGGCTCAGCCGCCTGCGTTCCGGCCTGTCCCGGACAGGCAAGAGCCTGGGCGGCCTGTTCGTGGGCGTCAAGGTCGACGAAAACCTGTTCGAGGAACTGGAAACGGCGCTCATTATGGCCGATGCGGGCGTCGAAGCCACCGCCAGCCTGCTGGACGGCCTGCGTGCCCGCGTGCGCAAGGAGCGCATCGAGGACGCCGCCCAGGTCAAGACGGCTCTGCGCGAACTGTTGACCGAACACCTGAGGCCGCTCGAGCGTGCGTTCGACCTGTCGCGCGCCCAGCCGCTGGTGGTCATGATCGCCGGCGTCAACGGCGCGGGCAAGACCACCTCCATTGGCAAGCTGGCCCACGCCTTCCAGGCGCGCGGCGCCAGCGTGCTGCTGGCCGCGGGCGACACCTTCCGCGCCGCGGCGCGTGAACAGCTCATCGAATGGGGCTCGCGCAACAACGTCACCGTCATTTCGCAGGAAGGCGGCGATCCGGCCGCCGTGGCCTTCGACGCCGTCAATGCCGGCCGTGCCCGTGGCGCCGGCGTGGTCATGATCGACACCGCCGGCCGCCTGCCGACGCAACTGCACCTGATGGAAGAGCTGCGCAAGGTGCGCCGCGTCGTCGGCAAGGCCGACGCCGACGCGCCGCACGAGGTCCTGCTGGTGCTGGACGGCAACACCGGCCAGAACGCGCTGGCCCAGATCCGTGCCTTCGACGCCGCCATCAACCTGACCGGCCTGGTGGTCACCAAGCTGGACGGCACCGCCAAGGGGGGCACGCTGGCCGCGGTGGCCGCGGGCAGCCAGGGCGTGCGCCCCATCCCGGTCTACTGGATCGGCGTGGGCGAGGGCCTGCAAGACCTGCAGCCCTTCGTGGCCGCGGACTTCGCGGCGGCGCTGCTGGGCGACTGA
- the rsmD gene encoding 16S rRNA (guanine(966)-N(2))-methyltransferase RsmD, with protein sequence MAKQYIRIVGGNYRRTPIAVVDAPGLRPTPDRVRETLYNWLHHFWQGRFEDKHVLDLFAGSGALGLEAASRGAALVQMVERDPAAVAALRALRNKLDATMVRIHQGDAMTVVHRQSPARYDLILLDPPFGQGWLERLWPLLPNVLKEGALVYVESETPVAAPQGYAPLRQDRAGAVHYHLLQFAATQN encoded by the coding sequence ATGGCCAAGCAGTATATTCGCATCGTGGGGGGGAACTACCGGCGCACGCCCATCGCGGTGGTCGACGCCCCGGGCCTGCGGCCCACCCCCGACCGGGTCCGCGAAACCCTCTACAACTGGCTCCACCACTTCTGGCAAGGCCGATTCGAGGACAAGCACGTCCTGGACCTGTTCGCCGGCAGCGGCGCGCTGGGCCTGGAGGCCGCCTCGCGCGGCGCGGCCCTGGTGCAGATGGTGGAACGCGATCCCGCCGCCGTCGCGGCCTTGCGGGCGCTGCGCAACAAGCTGGACGCCACGATGGTACGCATCCACCAAGGCGATGCCATGACGGTGGTGCATCGGCAAAGCCCCGCCCGCTACGACCTGATCCTGCTGGACCCGCCTTTCGGCCAGGGCTGGCTGGAGCGCCTTTGGCCCCTGCTGCCCAATGTGCTGAAGGAGGGCGCCCTGGTCTATGTGGAATCGGAAACACCCGTCGCCGCGCCCCAGGGGTACGCGCCGCTGCGCCAAGACAGGGCAGGCGCGGTGCACTATCATCTGCTTCAGTTTGCTGCGACGCAAAATTAG
- the coaD gene encoding pantetheine-phosphate adenylyltransferase yields the protein MITAVYPGTFDPLTRGHEDLVRRAAGLFDKVVVGVADSRNKKPFFSLQERLEIAEEVLGHYPNVIVRSFAGLLKDFVREQDGRVIVRGLRAVSDFEYEFQMAGMNRHLLPEVETLFMTPSDQYQFISGTIVREIAVLGGDVSKFVFPSVERWLQVKAKEKREQSWPQAQ from the coding sequence ATGATCACCGCTGTCTATCCTGGCACTTTCGACCCGCTGACCCGCGGCCATGAGGACCTGGTTCGCCGGGCCGCCGGCCTGTTCGACAAGGTCGTCGTGGGCGTGGCCGACAGCCGCAACAAGAAGCCTTTCTTCTCGCTCCAGGAACGCCTGGAAATCGCCGAGGAAGTGCTCGGCCACTACCCCAACGTCATCGTGCGCAGCTTCGCCGGCCTGCTGAAGGACTTCGTGCGCGAGCAGGACGGCCGCGTCATCGTCCGCGGCCTGCGCGCCGTGTCGGACTTCGAATACGAATTCCAGATGGCCGGCATGAACCGCCACCTGCTGCCGGAAGTCGAGACGCTCTTCATGACGCCCTCGGACCAGTACCAGTTCATCTCGGGCACCATCGTGCGCGAGATCGCCGTGCTGGGCGGCGACGTCAGCAAGTTCGTATTCCCGTCGGTGGAGCGCTGGCTGCAGGTCAAGGCCAAGGAAAAGCGCGAGCAATCCTGGCCGCAGGCCCAGTAA
- a CDS encoding YfhL family 4Fe-4S dicluster ferredoxin, with product MALRITEECINCDVCEPQCPNDAIYMGEEIYEINPGACTECVGHHDEPQCKVVCPVECIEIHPQWREGQDALMAKYRRLTGT from the coding sequence ATGGCCCTGCGCATTACCGAAGAGTGCATCAACTGCGACGTCTGCGAGCCGCAGTGCCCCAATGACGCCATTTACATGGGCGAGGAGATCTACGAGATCAACCCCGGCGCCTGTACCGAATGCGTGGGGCACCATGACGAGCCGCAGTGCAAGGTGGTGTGCCCGGTGGAATGCATCGAGATCCACCCGCAATGGCGGGAAGGGCAGGACGCCCTGATGGCGAAGTACCGCCGCTTGACCGGCACCTGA
- a CDS encoding MOSC N-terminal beta barrel domain-containing protein yields the protein MTSASLQPVAACGPVAAADAAYDRRWLVVDASGTWLTAQAAPALSGVTPSMKLGYLVLRAPGMLRLDIPLDVIEDDDSVRRVARVADQDVDVVDEGDLAAAWFSNVAGQPCRLVKLHPDAAPVAWPAG from the coding sequence ATGACGTCTGCTTCCCTCCAACCCGTGGCCGCCTGTGGTCCGGTCGCGGCCGCCGATGCGGCCTACGACCGCCGCTGGCTGGTCGTCGACGCGTCCGGCACATGGCTCACGGCGCAGGCCGCGCCCGCGCTGTCAGGCGTCACGCCGTCGATGAAGCTGGGGTATCTGGTGCTGCGTGCCCCAGGCATGTTGCGCCTGGACATCCCGCTGGACGTCATCGAGGATGACGACAGCGTGCGCCGCGTGGCCCGGGTGGCCGATCAGGACGTGGATGTGGTGGACGAGGGCGACCTGGCCGCCGCGTGGTTCTCGAACGTGGCGGGCCAGCCGTGCAGGCTGGTCAAGCTGCATCCCGACGCGGCGCCCGTGGCCTGGCCGGCGGGCTGA
- a CDS encoding AsmA family protein, translating into MKYWIKRILIGLVVLALVVVVGVAIFLLTFDPNAYKYKLEEMIQARYDRSLSIEGPIELSLFPRIGLSVQDVSLSEAGSTEQFASIESARVAVAVWPLLFNQLVVDHVTINGFKARVVRGKDGEFNFSNLVNRGDGALVLPERDAEPETPAPAAATDTSNLTPAQAAAGATALGAEAGAAAVNEVSQAIRRTEMQIDIAGLDLKEGDIQLQDAQSGMAVRIANLNVATGRVTFDQAFDVSLSARIEGGNPRVDAGLTAQGLLKLDPAAMKYGVQRLDMRMDGRLGDVTANALTARGNLAFDAGLSALDVSGLEVVFAGDMKPADKAAKPLTGVEATMTVPRLSAHPGRLHLQIEKLVTRATGRWGENPFEFAVDAPALNIQSTKASGQALTGRLRVDGEEAMNVGLGLTGLSGTAQALDIKEAKLDVNVKQGQRLIQGNVVSPLSLSLLQRMFALSALKGEVRITDPGLPNGALQIPVIGSLSADLSKDQARARLNAVLEGGKFDLSADVTRLADPLVKFGLAVDTLDLDKLAPARLPVKPQPATGGGDGSGTPPPAPAPAPQPKPVDFSVLNGVTADGSIKVGELVVRNLKASDFGAKIKIAQGKLDISEIAAQLYEGKLAGQLSADANGNQLGAKLSLSDIAIDPILTDVRGQSHLSGKGGLTLDLRASGVNSDEWRRTLGGTAQLRLRDGAIKGINIAALLREARAAASGSRDEGDISGPRQTDFSSLEADLALAKGIATVRRLEMAAPLLRVSQGKPAELNLVDSLVNLVLNVRVVNTSTGQDGKALAALRNVTIPLQIAGPMDKPVYSLQWRGAGSEALRRSLEDKLAEEIERHTSKLPVKPTEPQGTGEGGLVEQETVKSLGNALKGLLGR; encoded by the coding sequence ATGAAATATTGGATCAAACGCATACTGATTGGCCTGGTTGTGCTGGCCCTCGTGGTCGTCGTGGGCGTGGCCATCTTTTTGCTCACGTTTGATCCGAACGCCTACAAGTACAAGCTCGAGGAAATGATCCAGGCGCGCTATGACCGCAGCCTGTCGATCGAAGGTCCCATCGAGTTGTCCCTGTTCCCCCGCATCGGCCTGTCGGTGCAGGACGTCTCGTTGTCCGAAGCCGGCAGCACCGAACAGTTCGCCTCCATCGAAAGCGCCCGCGTGGCGGTGGCCGTCTGGCCGCTGCTGTTCAACCAGCTGGTGGTCGACCACGTGACCATCAATGGTTTCAAGGCGCGCGTCGTGCGCGGCAAGGACGGCGAATTCAACTTCAGCAACCTGGTCAATCGGGGCGACGGCGCGCTGGTGCTGCCCGAGCGGGACGCCGAGCCCGAGACGCCCGCGCCCGCCGCAGCCACCGACACCAGCAATCTCACGCCTGCGCAGGCCGCGGCTGGCGCCACGGCCCTGGGCGCCGAAGCGGGCGCCGCTGCCGTCAACGAGGTGTCGCAGGCCATCCGCCGCACCGAGATGCAGATCGACATCGCCGGCCTGGACCTGAAGGAAGGCGATATCCAGCTGCAGGACGCGCAAAGCGGCATGGCGGTGCGCATCGCCAACCTGAACGTCGCCACCGGCCGCGTCACCTTCGACCAGGCTTTCGACGTCTCCCTGTCCGCCCGCATCGAGGGCGGCAATCCGCGCGTGGACGCCGGGCTGACCGCCCAGGGCCTGCTCAAGCTCGATCCGGCCGCCATGAAATACGGCGTGCAGCGCCTGGACATGCGCATGGACGGCCGCCTGGGCGATGTGACCGCCAACGCGCTGACCGCGCGCGGCAACCTGGCTTTCGACGCCGGGCTCAGCGCCCTGGACGTGTCGGGCCTGGAAGTGGTGTTCGCGGGTGACATGAAGCCGGCCGACAAGGCCGCCAAGCCGCTTACCGGCGTGGAAGCCACGATGACCGTGCCGCGCCTGTCGGCGCACCCGGGCCGCCTGCACCTGCAGATCGAGAAGCTCGTGACCCGCGCCACCGGCCGCTGGGGCGAGAACCCCTTCGAATTCGCCGTGGACGCGCCCGCCCTCAATATCCAGTCCACCAAGGCTTCCGGCCAGGCGCTGACCGGCAGGCTGCGCGTGGACGGCGAGGAAGCCATGAACGTCGGCCTGGGGCTGACCGGCCTGTCGGGCACGGCCCAGGCGCTGGACATCAAGGAAGCCAAGCTGGACGTCAACGTCAAGCAAGGCCAGCGCCTCATCCAGGGCAATGTCGTGTCGCCGCTGTCGCTGAGCCTGCTGCAGCGCATGTTCGCGCTTTCCGCCCTGAAGGGCGAAGTGCGCATCACCGATCCCGGCCTGCCCAATGGCGCGCTGCAGATCCCGGTGATCGGCAGCCTGTCCGCCGACCTGTCCAAGGACCAGGCCCGCGCGCGCCTGAATGCCGTGCTGGAAGGCGGCAAGTTCGATCTTTCGGCCGACGTCACGCGCCTGGCCGATCCGCTGGTGAAGTTCGGCCTGGCCGTCGACACCCTGGATCTCGACAAGCTGGCGCCCGCCCGCCTGCCGGTCAAGCCCCAGCCCGCAACGGGCGGTGGCGATGGCTCGGGCACGCCGCCGCCCGCGCCTGCCCCGGCGCCCCAGCCCAAACCGGTGGATTTCTCGGTGCTGAACGGCGTGACCGCCGATGGCAGCATCAAGGTGGGCGAGCTGGTGGTGCGCAACCTGAAGGCCAGCGACTTCGGCGCCAAGATCAAGATTGCCCAGGGCAAGCTGGACATCTCCGAGATCGCCGCGCAGCTCTATGAAGGCAAGCTGGCTGGCCAACTGAGCGCCGACGCCAACGGCAACCAGCTGGGCGCCAAGCTGTCGCTGTCGGACATCGCCATCGATCCGATCCTGACCGACGTGCGCGGCCAGAGCCACCTGAGCGGCAAGGGCGGCCTGACGCTGGACCTGCGCGCCTCGGGCGTGAACAGCGACGAATGGCGCCGTACGCTGGGCGGCACGGCGCAACTGCGCCTGCGCGACGGCGCGATCAAGGGCATCAACATTGCCGCGCTGCTGCGCGAAGCCCGCGCCGCGGCCTCGGGCTCGCGTGACGAGGGCGACATCAGCGGCCCGCGCCAGACCGATTTCTCGTCGCTGGAAGCCGACCTGGCGCTGGCCAAGGGCATCGCCACCGTGCGCCGCCTGGAAATGGCCGCGCCGCTGCTGCGCGTCAGCCAGGGCAAGCCCGCGGAACTGAACCTGGTCGATTCCCTCGTCAACCTGGTGCTGAACGTGCGCGTGGTCAACACGTCCACGGGGCAGGATGGCAAGGCGCTGGCCGCGCTGCGCAACGTCACCATCCCGCTGCAGATCGCCGGACCGATGGACAAGCCTGTCTACAGCCTGCAATGGCGTGGCGCGGGCAGCGAAGCGCTGCGCCGGTCGCTGGAAGACAAGCTGGCCGAGGAAATCGAACGCCACACCTCCAAGCTGCCCGTGAAGCCGACCGAGCCGCAAGGCACGGGCGAGGGCGGCCTGGTCGAGCAGGAAACGGTCAAGAGCCTGGGCAACGCGCTGAAGGGCTTGCTGGGCCGTTGA
- a CDS encoding helix-turn-helix transcriptional regulator: MIHSSRREQVLICLLGRMNLMTGTRGESFLKQAQLLAAASAAQDNWHMIHVGDRVTLYSPENDLAEVMAESRRFLMLPGSGPDHAPQGSRTLFGVLSDHYCRQIGLGTLTRRITSGHSPAGCAQRLAQHLVDWAKDTMLGTPSISEIDASIEKAIEFDVYDLLEHTRSFVSAHNDAPPLPGARELAFGAPNLVLPQMLAWLKKHYSEPDLTASRMAEEFRISVRQVHKLFELRPDGQTFLQTLKSIRMSQAQAFLENPDFWHLSIADVAERCGFSNSVYFGRVFREEFGLAPGAYRRQKKEAFYRTCAFLAASHTHGSSDVSDNAA; encoded by the coding sequence ATGATTCACTCCTCTCGCAGGGAGCAGGTCCTTATCTGCCTGCTGGGCCGCATGAACCTGATGACAGGCACGCGCGGCGAGAGCTTCCTGAAGCAGGCGCAGTTGCTGGCCGCGGCAAGCGCCGCCCAGGACAACTGGCACATGATCCACGTGGGTGACCGGGTCACGCTCTACAGTCCCGAGAACGACCTGGCCGAAGTCATGGCCGAATCGAGGCGCTTCCTGATGTTGCCCGGGTCCGGCCCAGATCATGCGCCGCAAGGCAGCCGGACGCTTTTCGGTGTCCTGTCGGATCATTACTGCCGGCAGATCGGGCTGGGCACGCTGACCCGCCGCATCACCTCCGGCCACTCCCCGGCCGGCTGCGCCCAACGGCTGGCGCAACATCTGGTCGACTGGGCCAAGGACACCATGCTGGGCACGCCCAGCATCTCCGAGATCGACGCATCGATAGAGAAAGCCATCGAATTCGACGTGTACGATCTGCTGGAGCACACCCGCAGCTTCGTGTCGGCGCACAACGACGCCCCACCGCTGCCAGGGGCGCGCGAATTGGCTTTCGGCGCCCCCAATCTGGTGCTCCCCCAGATGCTCGCGTGGCTGAAGAAGCACTACAGCGAGCCCGATCTCACCGCCAGCCGGATGGCCGAGGAATTCCGCATTTCGGTCCGGCAGGTGCACAAGCTCTTCGAATTGCGCCCGGACGGACAGACGTTCCTGCAGACGCTCAAATCCATCCGCATGAGCCAGGCCCAGGCCTTCCTGGAGAACCCTGACTTCTGGCACCTCTCCATCGCCGACGTGGCCGAGCGTTGCGGCTTTTCCAATTCGGTTTACTTCGGTCGCGTGTTCAGGGAGGAATTCGGCCTGGCGCCGGGTGCCTACAGGCGCCAGAAGAAAGAGGCGTTCTATCGCACGTGCGCCTTCCTGGCGGCGTCCCACACCCATGGATCCAGCGACGTCTCGGACAACGCCGCCTGA
- a CDS encoding Hint domain-containing protein codes for MALINLNLLGDQTTRVPQDQPVANGDTLSLNLSGSNTLIIDGVDVDLSGAISAAVGGDTIIEATNGANVNVTSFAGVGAGNSLTYRIGENASLGYGGGTLNVGLLNNTSIEFASGGTGTLSFVAPTANLDLSARPTITGLTAGDKLNVSQGNLIGDPTPASSISYENGVLTVYRSGLLGVQTPIASFNAPDLPTDGSFSLDADGNVVYACFLRGTLIATPDGETAVEDLREGDRVRTASGGVATVKWVGYRKLHRNRIPAKDALRAYPVRIAKDALADGRPVRDLTVSPGHHLYFDGRLVPAMALINGLTIVQDRERVSFEYFHVELDRFDILLADGVPAESYVDTGNRQMFQNADTVALRPDFGPAAGRPQIEGLTIERSGRYVETLRNQLLVRAQMLTGVRRVAEPDLRLEIAGQRIVPSRVDPASGLYAFDIPATAAGQDVYLVSRSAIVRETSVHVRMDRRRVGVGLASLALLRGEQRQPIDLMDPRLQGFNDPQDAHGTPMRWTMGRSLIPAALLAGEGAATLELRVLRTYSYWETADDATVLAA; via the coding sequence ATGGCTCTCATCAATCTCAACCTGCTCGGCGACCAGACCACCCGCGTCCCGCAGGATCAGCCCGTCGCCAACGGCGATACCCTGTCACTGAACCTGAGCGGCTCCAATACCCTGATCATCGACGGCGTCGACGTCGACCTGTCGGGCGCCATCAGCGCCGCGGTGGGCGGCGACACCATCATCGAGGCGACCAACGGCGCCAACGTCAACGTCACGTCCTTCGCCGGCGTGGGCGCGGGCAACAGCCTGACCTACCGCATCGGCGAGAACGCCTCGCTTGGCTACGGCGGCGGCACGCTGAACGTGGGCCTGCTGAACAACACCAGCATCGAATTCGCGTCGGGCGGAACAGGCACGCTCAGCTTCGTGGCCCCCACGGCGAACCTGGACCTCAGCGCCCGCCCCACCATCACCGGACTGACGGCGGGCGACAAGCTCAACGTATCGCAAGGCAACCTGATCGGCGACCCCACGCCCGCTTCCAGCATCAGCTACGAGAACGGCGTCCTGACGGTCTATCGTTCAGGCCTGCTCGGCGTGCAGACCCCCATCGCCAGCTTCAACGCGCCGGACCTGCCCACCGACGGCAGCTTCTCGCTGGACGCCGACGGCAACGTGGTCTATGCATGCTTCCTGCGCGGCACCCTGATCGCCACTCCCGATGGCGAAACCGCGGTCGAGGACCTGCGCGAAGGCGACCGTGTGCGCACCGCGTCGGGCGGCGTCGCCACCGTCAAGTGGGTGGGCTATCGCAAGCTGCACCGCAACCGCATCCCGGCCAAGGACGCCTTGCGCGCCTATCCGGTGCGCATCGCCAAGGACGCGCTGGCCGACGGACGGCCGGTACGCGACCTGACGGTGTCGCCGGGCCACCACCTGTATTTCGACGGCCGCCTGGTCCCCGCCATGGCGCTCATCAACGGCCTGACCATCGTGCAGGACCGCGAACGGGTGTCGTTCGAATATTTCCACGTCGAGCTCGACCGCTTCGACATCCTGCTGGCCGACGGCGTGCCGGCGGAGTCGTACGTGGACACCGGCAACCGCCAGATGTTCCAGAACGCGGACACCGTGGCGCTGCGCCCCGACTTCGGACCGGCAGCCGGCCGCCCGCAGATCGAGGGCCTGACCATCGAACGTAGCGGCCGTTACGTCGAAACCCTGCGCAACCAGTTGCTGGTGCGCGCACAGATGCTGACCGGCGTGCGGCGCGTGGCCGAACCCGACCTGCGCCTGGAGATCGCCGGTCAGCGCATCGTACCCTCGCGCGTCGACCCGGCGAGCGGCCTGTACGCCTTCGACATCCCGGCCACGGCCGCGGGGCAGGACGTCTACCTGGTGTCTCGCTCGGCGATCGTGCGCGAGACCAGCGTCCATGTGCGCATGGACCGCCGCAGGGTGGGCGTGGGCCTGGCCAGCCTGGCCTTGCTGCGTGGCGAGCAACGCCAGCCCATCGACCTCATGGATCCGCGCCTGCAGGGGTTCAACGATCCGCAGGACGCGCACGGCACGCCCATGCGCTGGACCATGGGCCGCAGCCTGATCCCGGCGGCGCTGCTGGCGGGCGAAGGCGCCGCCACGCTGGAGTTGCGTGTGCTGCGCACCTACTCGTACTGGGAGACGGCCGACGACGCGACGGTCCTGGCCGCATGA